A portion of the Kazachstania africana CBS 2517 chromosome 2, complete genome genome contains these proteins:
- the KAFR0B05625 gene encoding uncharacterized protein (similar to Saccharomyces cerevisiae YDR134C (Scer_YGOB_YDR134C) and CCW12 (YLR110C); ancestral locus Anc_8.301), giving the protein MQFSTVATVAAIASVASATANVTTATLTEESTTLVTITSCEDHKCAETVSPALVSTATVTVDNIVTEYTTWCPLSTTAAANSTVPATSNVGAATSKAKTTTSTAIATEGEETTVTQIKTLGSTSSAAAAAAKTVSEYTGAAAKVVPAAGAFIAAALLL; this is encoded by the coding sequence ATGCAATTCTCCACTGTCGCTACCGTTGCTGCCATCGCCTCCGTCGCTTCTGCTACTGCCAACGTCACCACTGCTACTCTTACCGAAGAATCTACCACTTTGGTCACCATCACCTCCTGTGAAGACCACAAGTGTGCTGAAACTGTCTCTCCAGCTTTAGTCTCTACCGCTACCGTCACCGTCGACAACATTGTCACTGAATACACCACCTGGTGTCCATTAAGCACCACTGCCGCTGCTAACTCTACCGTTCCAGCTACCTCCAATGTCGGTGCCGCTACCTCCAAGGCTAAGACCACCACCTCTACTGCCATTGCCACCGAGGGTGAAGAAACCACTGTCACTCAAATCAAGACTTTAGGTTCAACCTCTTCTGCCGCAGCTGCCGCTGCCAAGACTGTTTCCGAATACACTGGTGCTGCCGCCAAGGTAGTTCCAGCTGCCGGTGCTTTCATCGCTGCtgctttattattataa